In Mus musculus strain C57BL/6J chromosome 1, GRCm38.p6 C57BL/6J, a single genomic region encodes these proteins:
- the Olfr1414 gene encoding olfactory receptor 1414, whose amino-acid sequence MRGENITKVSTFILLGFPTAPELQYLLFLLFLLAYLFVLVENLAIILTVWSSASLHRPMYYFLGIMSTLEIWYVCDIIPKMLDGFLLQRKRISFIGCMTQLYFFSSLVCTECVLLASMAYDRYVAICHPLRYQVIMTTGLCVQLVAFSFASGFSISVIKVYFISSATFCGSNVLNHFFCDISPILKLACTDFSTAELVDFILAFIILVFPLLATVLSYGHITLAVLRIPSATGRWRAFSTCASHLTVVTIFYTALLFMYVRPQAIDTRSSNKLISVLYTVLTPILNPLIYCLRNKEFKDALRKALGLGQAPL is encoded by the coding sequence ATGAGGGGGGAGAACATCACCAAGGTCAGCACCTTCATCCTGCTGGGCTTCCCCACAGCCCCTGAGCTGCAAtacctgctcttcctcctcttcctgctcgcCTACCTCTTTGTGCTGGTGGAGAACCTGGCCATCATCCTCACTGTCTGGAGCAGCGCCTCCCTCCACAGACCCATGTACTACTTCCTGGGCATCATGTCCACCTTGGAGATCTGGTATGTTTGTGACATCATCCCTAAGATGCTGGACGGCTTCCTCCTGCAGAGGAAACGCATCTCTTTCATTGGATGCATGACTCAGCTCTACTTCTTCAGCTCCCTGGTGTGTACAGAGTGTGTACTCTTGGCTtccatggcctatgaccgctatgtggccatctgccacCCCCTGCGCTACCAAGTCATCATGACCACAGGGCTCTGTGTCCAGCTTGTGGCCTTCTCTTTTGCTAGTGGCTTCAGCATCTCTGTGATTAAGGTctactttatctccagtgccacctTCTGTGGCTCCAATGTCTTGAACCACTTCTTCTGTGACATCTCCCCGATCCTCAAGCTGGCCTGCACTGACTTCTCTACTGCGGAGCTGGTGGACTTCATCCTGGCCTTCATCATTCTGGTGTTCCCACTTCTGGCCACCGTTCTCTCCTATGGCCACATCACCCTGGCTGTGCTGCGCATCCCTTCAGCCACAGGCCGGTGGAGAGCCTTCTCCACCTGTGCCTCCCACCTCACTGTGGTTACCATTTTCTACACAGCTTTGCTCTTCATGTATGTGAGGCCCCAGGCCATCGATACCCGGAGCTCCAACAAACTCATCTCTGTTCTGTATACAGTTCTTACACCCATCTTGAACCCCTTGATCTACTGCCTGAGGAACAAAGAATTTAAAGATGCCTTAAGAAAGGCCTTGGGCTTGGGTCAAGCTCCCTTGTAG